A DNA window from Bacteroidetes Order II. bacterium contains the following coding sequences:
- a CDS encoding glycosyl hydrolase 53 family protein: protein MNIPKRLLCLRSASFWLLALFSSACSNQLVPIPEEEEPSFFVQGADISFLPELRSHPMTTRFQGQPEDPLLTLKRSGVNVIRLRLWKQPAEETSSFSTVKKLSAEIKNLGLKTLISVHYSDTWADPGKQTKPLGWKNITGEQLQDSVYAYTRKIMEEIKPDFIQLGNEINGGFLWPDGNYENILVFKLLLKKAALAVRQVNPKTKIILHYAGIEFAESFFTKLSDIDYDIMGLSYYPIWHGKDLNKLKEDLARLTTTMQKSVLIAEMAYPFSLGWNDWTNNIVGLESQLLSGFPATPKGQKEYVLAVKNLLKANPKSIGFCYWGAEWISFKGNRATNGSSWENQAFWDFNNDSLPVLEAYQ, encoded by the coding sequence ATGAACATCCCGAAACGATTACTTTGCTTGCGGTCAGCCAGTTTCTGGCTTCTGGCCCTCTTCTCTTCGGCTTGTTCCAATCAGCTGGTGCCTATTCCCGAAGAGGAAGAACCTTCTTTTTTCGTTCAAGGGGCCGATATTTCCTTCTTACCGGAACTCAGGTCTCATCCTATGACGACCCGATTTCAAGGCCAACCAGAAGACCCCTTGCTTACCCTCAAACGATCTGGTGTCAATGTTATCCGCCTTCGGCTATGGAAGCAACCTGCCGAAGAAACCTCTTCTTTTTCAACCGTCAAAAAACTAAGTGCTGAAATCAAAAATCTGGGCTTAAAAACCCTCATCAGTGTTCATTATTCCGATACTTGGGCAGATCCTGGAAAACAAACCAAGCCCCTTGGCTGGAAAAACATCACGGGCGAGCAACTGCAAGACAGCGTTTATGCCTATACCCGGAAAATTATGGAGGAAATAAAACCTGATTTTATTCAATTAGGAAACGAAATAAATGGCGGTTTTTTATGGCCGGATGGAAATTATGAAAACATTTTGGTCTTCAAATTATTACTTAAGAAAGCAGCTTTAGCAGTACGCCAAGTAAATCCAAAAACCAAAATCATCCTCCATTATGCCGGAATCGAATTTGCAGAATCTTTCTTCACAAAACTGTCTGATATAGATTATGACATCATGGGACTTAGCTATTATCCCATATGGCATGGAAAAGACCTAAACAAATTAAAAGAAGATTTGGCAAGACTAACTACGACAATGCAAAAATCTGTCTTAATTGCAGAAATGGCTTATCCCTTTAGCTTGGGTTGGAATGATTGGACGAACAATATTGTCGGTCTTGAATCTCAATTACTTTCTGGGTTTCCTGCCACTCCAAAAGGCCAGAAAGAGTACGTTTTAGCAGTAAAAAACTTACTCAAAGCAAACCCCAAGAGCATCGGATTTTGCTACTGGGGGGCCGAATGGATCAGCTTCAAGGGCAATCGTGCAACCAATGGATCTTCTTGGGAAAATCAGGCATTTTGGGATTTTAATAACGACAGTTTACCTGTCTTAGAAGCCTATCAATAA
- a CDS encoding sensor histidine kinase gives MHLPYIYCRFYDGCIKKLFVSLCVFFIFSLQILSQQGNTFIKSTIHDFNKLDNDEERMIFIKNFYLYDKYTYEQIYKYIDRKGNKKLLAFWLYTKGHVMHPFNYSVTEAVEGLKEIIRISEQNTGFEVERIVAEMSLELNDFANGRLKEQEMYSSYLKKLSSMKALGFKNFYLYNGDWMLYHMGRTFYSLGDYEKALESLSLSIRYTQSTSEIFYTLTLNLIQAIYANQKDYAKAILYAQLIYNANHVIGANQNPQDWRKIFWQGLSSLDIASYYMELNDIRSANFYAERGYKLYQMNYNYKDPNSISQTIAEFDALQVVVKLKLRQNKVEEAKKYLERSRLLQKYIRFNDQGNYFKLLPFYYNNVNYFEIKNDYLNAYKFLKLVNVIEDSLEKQKDKRKIWQIEMRVDAERYENKIEDAIKVGRQEQWLKNLAVIVLGLVLFVGIIIIYKIKNDNKIIVDQKKMLESSLGDKERLLQEIHHRVKNNLQIISGLFEKQARNMKDEQAKKLMKEGQDRVYSIALIHQNLYQSEDLSTLSIQDFITTLINNIELSYKLESQIIFVDLNIDNSKLDIDTAVPTGLIVNELITNCYKYAFKNRSHGKIEVSFYQKESYYYLNVTDNGVGIPEDVRLFNRQTLGMNLVKGLVRQLDGKMELKSSQEGTCILIYFQIP, from the coding sequence ATGCATCTGCCATATATTTATTGTAGATTTTATGATGGCTGTATAAAAAAGCTATTTGTTTCTTTATGTGTATTTTTTATTTTTTCACTTCAAATATTGTCACAACAAGGGAATACATTTATTAAATCAACAATTCATGATTTTAATAAGTTGGATAATGATGAAGAACGGATGATATTTATTAAGAATTTTTATTTATATGATAAATATACTTATGAACAAATTTATAAATATATAGATCGTAAAGGAAATAAAAAATTATTAGCTTTTTGGTTATATACAAAAGGGCATGTCATGCACCCTTTCAACTATTCAGTTACTGAAGCTGTTGAAGGGTTAAAAGAAATTATTAGAATTTCAGAGCAAAATACAGGGTTTGAAGTTGAAAGGATTGTTGCAGAAATGTCGTTAGAATTAAATGATTTTGCTAATGGAAGATTGAAAGAACAAGAAATGTATTCTTCGTATCTTAAAAAATTGTCAAGCATGAAAGCGCTTGGGTTCAAGAATTTTTATTTATATAATGGTGATTGGATGTTATATCATATGGGAAGAACTTTTTACTCGTTGGGAGATTATGAAAAAGCCTTAGAGAGTTTAAGTCTATCTATTAGATATACGCAAAGTACATCTGAGATTTTTTATACGCTGACTTTGAATCTGATTCAAGCCATTTATGCAAACCAAAAAGATTATGCAAAGGCTATTTTGTATGCTCAGTTGATTTATAATGCAAACCATGTAATAGGTGCTAATCAGAACCCACAAGACTGGAGGAAGATATTTTGGCAAGGACTTTCTTCTTTGGATATAGCTTCCTATTATATGGAGTTAAATGATATTCGGAGTGCAAATTTTTATGCCGAAAGAGGGTATAAATTGTATCAGATGAACTATAATTATAAAGACCCGAATTCAATTAGTCAGACCATAGCAGAGTTCGACGCACTTCAAGTTGTTGTCAAGTTAAAGTTAAGGCAAAATAAAGTTGAGGAGGCAAAAAAATATTTAGAACGTTCGAGGCTCTTGCAGAAATATATTCGCTTTAATGATCAAGGTAATTATTTTAAGTTACTTCCATTTTATTATAATAATGTGAATTATTTTGAAATTAAAAATGATTATCTAAATGCGTATAAGTTTCTTAAACTTGTTAATGTGATAGAGGATAGTTTGGAAAAACAAAAAGATAAACGAAAGATTTGGCAAATTGAAATGCGAGTAGATGCCGAAAGATATGAAAATAAAATAGAGGATGCGATCAAGGTTGGTCGTCAAGAGCAGTGGTTAAAAAACTTGGCTGTGATTGTACTTGGTCTTGTTTTATTCGTGGGTATCATTATAATATATAAGATTAAAAATGATAATAAGATAATTGTGGATCAAAAAAAAATGTTGGAAAGTTCTTTAGGTGATAAAGAAAGGCTACTTCAAGAGATTCATCATAGAGTCAAAAATAATTTGCAAATTATTTCAGGTTTATTTGAAAAACAAGCCCGAAATATGAAAGATGAACAAGCAAAAAAACTTATGAAAGAAGGGCAAGATCGTGTGTATTCAATTGCATTAATTCATCAAAACTTATATCAGTCAGAGGACTTGTCAACTTTAAGTATTCAAGACTTTATTACAACTCTTATTAACAATATAGAATTGTCATATAAATTAGAAAGTCAAATTATTTTTGTTGATCTTAATATAGATAATTCTAAGTTAGACATTGATACTGCAGTACCAACAGGTTTGATCGTTAATGAGCTTATTACAAATTGTTATAAATATGCCTTCAAAAATAGGTCTCATGGCAAAATAGAAGTATCCTTTTATCAGAAAGAATCTTATTATTACTTGAATGTAACGGACAATGGTGTTGGTATCCCAGAAGATGTTCGCTTATTTAATCGTCAGACGCTTGGCATGAATTTGGTCAAAGGATTGGTTCGTCAATTAGATGGAAAAATGGAATTAAAAAGTAGTCAGGAAGGAACGTGCATATTAATTTATTTTCAGATTCCTTAA
- a CDS encoding CapA family protein gives MEPITIAAAGDIMLGSTFPNTTRMPPEDGARLLDPVAPLFQAADIAFANLEGPLIDEGASGKCGKSGNCFAFKMPNRYGKHLKNAGLDVLSVANNHANDFGEAGRLSTRKTLDEVGILHAGGDRQSFATTFKEIKGKKVAFIGFAHNNVAPNVNELEAARQLVQDADAKADLVVVSFHGGAEGSGNTRVPNKTEMFFGEARGNLPLFAKTVIDAGADLVLGHGPHVLRGMEVYKDRLIAYSLGNFATYGWFQLAGPTAETMVLEVKLDAEGRFSSGKIHPFVLTGRGILTKDKSNSAISTLRRLSKLDFPNTMPHIASDGTVFVK, from the coding sequence TTGGAGCCAATTACGATTGCTGCGGCAGGTGACATCATGCTGGGATCCACTTTTCCCAATACAACCAGAATGCCACCCGAAGACGGTGCTCGGCTACTCGATCCTGTTGCGCCTTTATTTCAGGCAGCAGATATCGCCTTTGCCAATTTAGAAGGCCCTTTAATTGACGAAGGAGCCTCTGGTAAGTGTGGAAAAAGTGGGAATTGTTTTGCCTTTAAAATGCCAAATCGCTACGGAAAACACCTCAAAAATGCAGGATTAGATGTGCTAAGTGTGGCCAATAACCATGCGAATGATTTTGGTGAAGCAGGCCGTCTAAGTACACGTAAGACGTTGGATGAAGTTGGCATTCTTCATGCAGGTGGGGATCGTCAGTCTTTTGCAACTACTTTTAAGGAGATTAAAGGCAAAAAGGTGGCGTTTATTGGGTTTGCCCACAATAATGTTGCACCCAATGTGAATGAATTGGAAGCCGCACGCCAACTGGTACAAGATGCAGATGCCAAAGCAGACTTGGTGGTGGTCTCGTTTCATGGTGGGGCAGAAGGTTCTGGAAATACCCGTGTTCCTAATAAAACAGAGATGTTTTTTGGAGAAGCCCGCGGTAATTTACCACTTTTTGCTAAAACCGTTATTGATGCTGGTGCGGACCTGGTGCTGGGTCATGGGCCGCATGTGTTGCGCGGAATGGAGGTGTATAAAGACCGCCTGATTGCCTATTCGCTCGGTAATTTTGCTACCTATGGCTGGTTCCAACTGGCAGGCCCTACTGCGGAAACGATGGTCTTGGAGGTGAAATTGGATGCCGAGGGGAGGTTCTCAAGCGGGAAAATCCATCCTTTTGTACTTACAGGACGTGGGATTTTAACAAAAGACAAGTCAAATTCGGCCATTTCTACCTTGCGGAGATTGTCTAAATTGGACTTTCCCAACACCATGCCTCACATTGCATCCGATGGTACGGTATTTGTAAAATAA
- a CDS encoding response regulator, whose protein sequence is MLALTHFCIIMHWQTDDESPHGLPYPIYLLKLNFEVLSNMIEKKRILIVEDEFITMDMLRDILESAGYEISGDAMRASEAIDVLERFETDIVVLDINLKGDKDGIWLAEQIRKHYHIPFIFLTAYSDHITVDRASNTNPYGYLVKPFTKADVFSALEVALKNYQKEISPLEITTYDKTVHGSLLISQHIFIKDNFSYKRVKISDILYIQSYKNYLEIYTLNRQIMARTTLQKMMDMLPTEFFIQVHRSFIVNIRFVEEINPNIITIKDHLIPLSKSFRDRFIDHFKFFE, encoded by the coding sequence TTGCTTGCTTTGACACATTTCTGTATCATTATGCATTGGCAAACAGATGATGAAAGCCCCCATGGTTTGCCGTATCCAATCTATCTCCTGAAGTTAAATTTTGAGGTTTTGTCAAATATGATAGAAAAAAAACGAATACTTATCGTTGAAGATGAATTCATTACCATGGATATGCTTAGAGATATTCTTGAATCCGCTGGATATGAAATCTCTGGGGATGCCATGCGTGCATCGGAAGCAATTGATGTACTGGAACGATTCGAAACCGATATTGTGGTGTTGGATATTAACCTAAAAGGGGATAAAGATGGCATTTGGCTGGCGGAGCAAATTCGTAAACATTACCACATTCCATTTATCTTTTTAACGGCATACAGCGACCATATCACAGTGGACCGAGCATCCAACACCAATCCCTACGGTTATTTGGTAAAACCCTTTACAAAGGCAGATGTATTTTCTGCTTTAGAAGTGGCACTAAAGAACTATCAAAAGGAAATAAGTCCATTAGAGATCACAACTTACGACAAAACAGTTCACGGCTCTCTATTAATTAGCCAACATATTTTCATTAAAGATAATTTTTCTTATAAAAGAGTTAAAATATCTGACATTCTTTATATACAATCTTACAAGAATTATCTAGAAATTTATACCCTAAATAGACAAATAATGGCCAGAACCACCTTACAAAAGATGATGGATATGCTTCCAACAGAATTTTTCATTCAGGTTCATCGTTCTTTTATTGTAAATATACGTTTTGTTGAAGAAATAAATCCAAATATAATTACTATCAAAGATCACTTAATTCCCCTAAGTAAAAGTTTTAGAGATCGCTTTATAGATCATTTTAAATTCTTTGAATAG
- a CDS encoding family 10 glycosylhydrolase codes for MRAVKITNVDSQVMFEDARIAEAMDFLASVGINTVVPVVWNSNGANGDFPLYPSAVFERYFGTAIHPRFAGRDALERIVIEAHRNGMEVLPWFEMGFSTSYSQNGGHILQKYPDWALRDKTGKLVVKNGFDWMSNIHPGPQALIREMTEEVVVNYDVDGIEYSDRIPAMPYEGGYEPYTVALYQKEHGGANPPDDPKDPAWVRWRADKLNEWFRSVREVVKKHGTHLTVAASPSLYPWAYAEYLQDSPTWMKDGLADEVIPQLYRYNFNDYTKELNLSLSYNTTSSSGYYAGVLMKVGSYLISADYLSKLIETNRAKGVLGEVYFFYEGFRAQNNALGNLLKETAYAKPAFVPGRKGGAFRPPATFSAFKTPISGTWSALPKTGFKNTTLWGSEEVNAQMAYSFLVPFSAWFDVYAHQSADVTQTTHARYQVFGKTGETGALVNQTDAQKNGWQKIGSVYLEKGMQQVVRLEHGGTTQGILSAGEVMLMINRKKSPDVVVNNLADQPTPTKKSTLLYVFPNPSSRIKTIQVNLENASPVLLEVYDLNGSKVAKITEEICPEGLHEWQWIPADSLPAAVYLLRLTLDNLVLNRRIIHLKGNGIDVVK; via the coding sequence TTGCGTGCAGTCAAAATTACCAATGTGGACAGCCAGGTCATGTTCGAGGATGCGCGGATTGCGGAAGCGATGGATTTTTTGGCCTCGGTTGGGATTAATACTGTCGTGCCCGTTGTCTGGAACTCAAATGGTGCCAACGGGGACTTTCCGCTGTACCCAAGTGCCGTCTTTGAGCGATATTTTGGCACCGCTATCCATCCTCGCTTTGCCGGACGAGATGCCTTAGAACGGATTGTAATCGAGGCACACCGGAATGGAATGGAGGTTCTGCCTTGGTTCGAAATGGGCTTTTCTACGTCATATTCGCAGAATGGCGGTCATATCCTTCAGAAATATCCGGATTGGGCACTTCGCGATAAAACTGGAAAATTGGTTGTAAAAAATGGCTTCGACTGGATGAGTAATATCCATCCGGGGCCGCAAGCCTTGATCCGAGAAATGACCGAAGAGGTGGTGGTGAATTATGACGTGGACGGTATCGAATACTCCGACCGAATTCCGGCTATGCCCTATGAAGGTGGTTACGAGCCTTATACTGTAGCGCTTTATCAAAAAGAACACGGTGGCGCAAATCCCCCCGATGACCCCAAAGACCCCGCATGGGTGCGGTGGCGTGCAGACAAGTTAAACGAGTGGTTCAGGAGCGTCCGAGAGGTCGTAAAAAAACACGGAACCCACCTTACCGTAGCAGCAAGCCCTAGTTTGTATCCGTGGGCATATGCCGAGTACTTACAAGATTCCCCAACTTGGATGAAGGATGGTCTTGCCGACGAGGTGATTCCCCAACTTTATCGCTACAATTTCAATGATTATACAAAAGAATTGAATCTGTCTTTATCTTATAATACCACATCTTCTTCTGGATATTATGCAGGAGTTTTGATGAAAGTGGGGTCATATCTTATTTCGGCAGACTATCTTTCTAAGCTCATCGAAACCAACCGGGCAAAAGGAGTTCTGGGCGAGGTCTATTTCTTTTATGAAGGATTCCGCGCCCAGAACAATGCGCTCGGCAATCTGTTGAAAGAGACCGCCTATGCCAAGCCAGCATTTGTTCCGGGGCGAAAAGGAGGCGCATTTCGTCCGCCTGCTACTTTTAGTGCCTTCAAAACGCCAATAAGCGGCACATGGAGTGCTTTGCCCAAAACAGGTTTCAAAAACACAACCCTTTGGGGAAGTGAGGAAGTAAACGCACAGATGGCCTATTCCTTTCTCGTTCCATTCTCTGCATGGTTCGATGTGTATGCCCATCAATCTGCCGATGTCACGCAAACCACCCACGCACGGTATCAAGTGTTTGGAAAAACGGGTGAGACGGGTGCCTTAGTCAACCAAACCGATGCCCAAAAGAATGGTTGGCAAAAAATTGGGTCTGTTTACTTGGAAAAAGGAATGCAACAAGTTGTTCGATTGGAACACGGCGGAACTACGCAAGGAATATTGTCTGCGGGAGAAGTGATGCTCATGATAAATCGAAAAAAATCTCCAGATGTTGTGGTCAATAACTTGGCTGATCAGCCTACTCCTACTAAGAAATCTACGCTTCTTTATGTTTTTCCCAATCCTTCTTCAAGGATAAAAACAATCCAAGTCAATCTTGAAAATGCATCTCCAGTTCTTTTGGAGGTTTATGACCTGAATGGTTCTAAAGTAGCAAAAATAACCGAAGAAATTTGCCCAGAAGGACTTCATGAGTGGCAATGGATCCCCGCTGACTCCTTACCAGCTGCCGTTTATCTTTTACGACTAACGCTGGATAATCTGGTCTTAAATCGTCGCATAATTCACTTAAAAGGCAATGGAATAGATGTTGTAAAATAA